From a single Falco naumanni isolate bFalNau1 chromosome 17, bFalNau1.pat, whole genome shotgun sequence genomic region:
- the RASSF5 gene encoding ras association domain-containing protein 5 isoform X2, which produces MTMSSGYCSLDEDLEDCFFTAKTSFFRSTPNKVPAKNVTQTVEEEKREPPTRQEIKQKIEKYNAKVTNCLLMKLNDDGTYTGFIKVHLKLRRPVTVPAGIRPQSIYDALKEVNLADMTDKRTSFYLPLDAIKQLHISSTTTVSEVIQGLLKKFMVVDNPQKFALFKEMRKDGQVLFQKLPLTEYPLYLRLLAGPDTDALSFVLKENETGEVEWDAFSIPELQNFLMILDKEEKDKIQQVQRKYEKFKQRLQQTLKEARGKPG; this is translated from the exons ATGACCATGAGCAGCGGGTACTGCAGCTTGGATGAAGACCTCGAGGATtgctttttcacagcaaaaacCTCTTTCTTCCGGAGCACGCCGAACAAGGTCCCTGCCAAG AATGTAACACAAAcagtagaagaagaaaaacGCGAGCCTCCGACCCGTCAGGAGATCAAACAGAAAATCgaaaaatacaatgcaaaagTTACAAACTGCCTGTTGATGAAGCTG AACGACGATGGGACGTACACAGGTTTCATTAAAGTGCATTTGAAACTGCGCCGCCCCGTGACGGTCCCAGCAGGGATCCGGCCCCAGTCCATCTACGATGCCCTCAAGGAGGTGAACCTGGCTGATATGACAGACAAGAGAACCTCCTTCTACCTGCCGCTGGATGCCATCAAGCAGCTCCACATCAGCAGCACAACCACCGTGAGCGAGGTGATCCAGGGGCTCCTGAAGAAATTTATGGTGGTGGATAATCCTCAGAAGTTCGCACTTTTCAAGGAGATGCGGAAAGATGGGCAAG TGCTCTTCCAGAAGCTCCCCCTCACCGAGTACCCCCTGTACCTCCGGCTGCTGGCGGGCCCCGACACAGATGCGCTCAGCTTCGtgctgaaggaaaatgagaCGGGGGAAGTTGAG TGGGATGCGTTCTCCATCCCGGAGCTCCAGAACTTCTTGATGATACtggacaaagaagaaaaggacaaaatccAGCAAGTGCAAAGGAAGTATGAGAAGTTTAAACAGAGACTGCAACAGACCTTGAAAGAAGCCAGAGGCAAGCCTGGATAA
- the EIF2D gene encoding eukaryotic translation initiation factor 2D isoform X3 yields the protein MLPGVVVPSSGLPQVERGTLCAVTLLGNRAPVAVAVATMSTAEMLAAGMKGKGFAVLHTYTDHLWEYGDKSCPPTLAPLVTDSAEKESAGDEEEMEGREPVISFSTDPLQHVDVGDLSLKERDGCAVLMGKEEPHENRAAETAGDASTEGRQEPEDNRTPQEQMDTLFNQCFFHALKCKVKKSDLPLLTSTFLRSHMFSCCPAGQQLDIKKSSYKKFSKFLQCMQQQKILQVKELNKGVESIVEVDWRHPDIKAFAVPEGFSSASTAQDSKSEDREQVYHAPEIIPLYGVSTKMIPLFQESGHRKGSILSSSEVRNIIINYVKTNELVDETNKNFVKVNAILCDCLLDKSEQDEISNLKWDDLFSRCLERLQPLHQVTFFGQEPIVRKGNIEPIDITIAQRSSNKKVTIIKNLELYGLDPQCVANILQQKVQASATITPVPGTKDRVQVQIQGNQIHHLAKMLLEEYQLPRKYIQGLEKAPKLGRKK from the exons aTGCTGCCAGGAGTTGTAGTGCCATCTTCTGGCCTCCCTCAAGTGGAGCGGGGCACGCTCTGTGCTGTCACCCTCTTGGGAAACAG aGCTCCAGTAGCAGTTGCAGTTGCCACTATGTCCACTGCGGAGATGCTGGCTGCTGGAATGAAAGGGAAGGGCTTTGCTGTGTTGCATACTTACACGGATCACCTCTG GGAATATGGTGACAAATCTTGTCCTCCTACCTTAGCTCCCTTGGTAACAGATTCTGCTGAAAAGGAGAGTGCTGGAGATGAGGAAGAGATGGAGGGGAGAGAGCCTGTCATCAGCTTCTCCACTGACCCGTTGCAGCATGTGGACGTTGGTGATTTGAGCCTGAAGGAGCGAGATGGTTGTGCAGTACTGATGGGAAAGGAGGAACCCCATGAGAACAGGGCTGCAGAAACAGCTGGGGATGCCAGCACAGAGGGTCGGCAGGAACCTGAAGACAATAGGACTCCACAAG AGCAAATGGACACATTATTTAATCAGTGCTTTTTTCATGCcttaaaatgcaaagtaaagAAGTCAGATCTCCCTCTGCTCACCAGCACATTTCTACGCAGCCATATGTTCTCATGCTG CCCTGCTGGACAACAACTGGACATAAAGAAATCAAGCTATAAGAAG TTCTCTAAATTCCTGCAATGtatgcagcagcagaagatCTTACAAGTGAAGGAGCTAAACAAAGGTGTGGAGAGCATCGTGGAAGTGGACTGGAGACATCCAGA CATTAAAGCATTTGCAGTACCTGAAGGATTTTCTTCAGCCTCTACTGCCCAAGACAGCAAGAGTGAAGACAGAGAACAAGTGTACCATGCTCCTGAAATTATTCCACTTTATGGGGTCTCAACAAAAATGATCCCGCTCTTTCAGGAATCTGGACACAG aaaAGGCAGCATCCTCTCGAGCAGCGAGGTGAGAAACATCATCATTAACTATGTGAAGACTAATGAGTTGGTTGATGAAACTAACAAAAA ctttgtAAAGGTGAATGCCATTCTGTGTGACTGTCTGTTAGACAAATCGGAACAAGATGAAATCTCAAACCTTAAATGGGATGACCTTTTCAGCAG GTGCCTTGAACGACTGCAGCCCTTACACCAGGTGACATTTTTTGGACAAGAACCCATCGTGAGGAAAGGAAACATTGAGCCCATCGACATAACTATAGCACAGAGATCATCAAATAAGAAg GTGACAATTATCAAGAACCTCGAGCTGTATGGTCTAGACCCACAGTGTGTGGCCAACATTCTGCAACAAAAAGTACAAGCCAGTGCCACCATCACGCCAGTACCAGGAACAAAAGACAGAGTTCAGGTCCAGATCCAAGGCAACCAAATCCATCATCTGGCCAAGATGCTGCTAG AAGAATACCAGCTACCTCGGAAATATATTCAAGGCCTTGAGAAGGCTCCAAAGCTTGGCCGCAAGAAGTAG